The window CTTTACAGGTTTCCTCAGGAACTGGAATTTCTGAAATTAACTCGCCTTCTCTTGAAAAGAACCTAACCTTTTTCACTCCCTTTCTCCTTTTCTATTTTCTTTAAGATCTCAAGTTCCTCTTTAGTTAAGAGGCCTTTTCTCTTCAAATTTTCAATTATTTCTGGCCTCCTTTCAAGGGTTTTCCTTAGACTCTGTTCCTTTCTCCAGCTCTCTATCTTCTTGTGGTGACCGGAGAGTAGTACTTCAGGAACTTTCATTCCCCTAAACTCTGCAGGTCGGGTGTAGTTTGGATAGCCAAGTAATCCCCTATCTGAAAATGAGTCTGCCCTTAAACTCTCTAAGTTCCCTAGAACTCCTGGAATCAGCCTTAAAACTGCGTCCATTATAACCATTGCTGGAAGTTCACCGCCGGTTAGAACGTAGTCACCTATTGAAACTTCCCTGTCAACGAGTGACTTTACCCTTTCATCAACTCCTTCGTAACGGCCACAGATTATCATGAGGCGGGGCTTCTTTGAGAGCTCAACTGCCATCTCCTGATTGAACTTCTCTCCCCACGGTTCGGTTAGCAAAACGTAGGGTTTCTCTCCTTCTTTTGTTAGTTCATCGTAAGCTCTGAAGATAGGTTCAGGTTTTAAAACCATACCTGGACCACCGCCGTAGGGAACGTCGTCAACAACTCTATGTTTGTCCGTTGTAAAGTCTCTAATGTTGTGGACTTTAACTTCAACCTTTCCTGAGGAGATAGCTTTCCCTATAACTCCTTCCTTTAAGAAGCAGTCAAATAGGCCTGGAAGGACTGTTAAAACGTCTATTCTCATTCCATTCCCTCAATTAGGGAAACGACTAGTTTCTTTCCTTTTAGGTCAACTTCCTTGACGAACTCTCCGATGAATGGAACTAGGATAACTTTTCCGTTTTCTTTTTCAATTTCAAGTATGTGGCTTGCAGGCTGTTCAAAGATTCCCTTTACCTTTCCTAATCTCTCTCCTTTCTCGTCGTAAACTTCAAGACCGATTAGGTCTTCGTAGTAGAACTCTCCCTCTTCCAGTGGAGCTCTTTCCTCTTCTTTAATCCAGAG of the Thermovibrio guaymasensis genome contains:
- the trmD gene encoding tRNA (guanosine(37)-N1)-methyltransferase TrmD; translated protein: MRIDVLTVLPGLFDCFLKEGVIGKAISSGKVEVKVHNIRDFTTDKHRVVDDVPYGGGPGMVLKPEPIFRAYDELTKEGEKPYVLLTEPWGEKFNQEMAVELSKKPRLMIICGRYEGVDERVKSLVDREVSIGDYVLTGGELPAMVIMDAVLRLIPGVLGNLESLRADSFSDRGLLGYPNYTRPAEFRGMKVPEVLLSGHHKKIESWRKEQSLRKTLERRPEIIENLKRKGLLTKEELEILKKIEKEKGSEKG